CTTACCGATGATACGGATCAATTCAGGATGCAGACCGTGGATACCCAAGTCGATGGTAGTACGTTTACCCGTTTCGATAATTTCTTCTTCCACTTGTTTGCGTACTTTAGCTACCACCTCTTCGATACGGGCCGGATGGATACGTCCGTCAGTCACAAGCTGATGCAGCGCCAGACGGGCAATTTCACGGCGAACCGGGTCGAAGGCAGAAAGAACGATTGCTTCCGGAGTATCGTCTACAACGATTTCAACGCCGGTAGCAGCTTCCAAAGCGCGGATGTTACGTCCTTCACGTCCGATAATACGTCCCTTGATTTCATCCGATTCGATATGGAATACTGTGACAGAGTTTTCAATGGCAGTTTCTGTAGCCACCCGTTGGATAGACTGGATAACGATACGTTTAGCTTCTTTGCTGGCAGTTAATTTAGCATCATCCATAATGTCATTGATGAATGATTGTGCCTGCGTTTTAGCTTCTTCCTTCAGTGATTCTACCAGGCGTTCTTTGGCTTCTTCGGCAGACAGTCCGGAGATTGCTTCCAGTTTATCAATTTCCTGCTGTTGCAGTTTATCGAGTTCTTCTTTTTTCTTGTCAACAATCACAAGTTGCGCTTCCAGGTTCTCTTTTACCGCTTCGGCTTCCATTTTTTTACGTTGGATTTCTTCCTGACGCTGGTTAAGCACCATTTCACGTTGCTTCAACTTGTTTTCCGCTTGCTGAATCTTCTGATTCCGCAATGCTACCTCCTTTTCAAGGTCTGCTTTCTTATTCAGGAATTTCTCCTTCACTTCCAGCAGCTTGTTTTTCTTAATTACTTCTGCTTCCGTCTCCGCTTCTTTCAGGATATTGTCGTATTTGGATTTCAGTACATACCGGAATAGTATATATGAAAGGAATCCTCCTACGATGAAGCAAGCAATTGCTGTTGCTATTATTGCTATCATTCTACATTTAATTTAAGTATATAAATAAAAACGCACCACCAAATATCAAAGCAATTATTTTTGCTTGGATATTGTGCAGTGCGTGGTTGTTTTATCTCTTATCAGCGAATAGCCGGTCCTGGATTTATTCTTCCTTAAAATAATCCTCCAACAGTTCTGTCAGTTCTTTTACCTTCTCCACATAGGGGCTGGTATCATTCCGTTGCATCAATTGCAGTTTCTCTAACGAGAACTGATAGGCTACCATGGCAATAATTTTTTCGGGTTCCAGGTTTTTATAGACTTCCCGATACTTATTAAGCCTGATATTTACCTGTTTGGCAGCTTCCCGTACCACTTGTTCTTCCTCACGGTTGATGGTTAATGGGTAGTTTGAGTCTGCTATCTGCAGGTTTATCTTTATTTTATCGTTCATACATCTTCTTCTTATTCATTCAACAAAGCGATGCATTTATCGACTTCACGCACTAATTTTGACAATCGCAGCTTCGTCTCTTTTACGTCGCTGCCGTTAAGGCTGATTGCCGTAGCTGTTTTTAGGTTTGTATAGCTGACTTCCAATTCATCGTATTGCGCCTGTACCTTCTCATTTTTTAATTTTTCAATATCGAGAAGCTTCTTCAACTTGGCATTTTCACGCTTTAACTCATCGTGCAAATAGATCAAATGCCGTAGCTGCGTCTCAAAGGAATTCAATAACTTTTTTTCTTCTTCTGTCATCACTACACCAAAATTGTACACAAAAATACGATTAACTCTGATATTACAAAAACTTTTCGGGAGAAAATGTTCTTTTTCGTCTAAATTAGCTATGAATGGAGGGGAAAGTAGAGTATTGCATAGGAAGCAAATAGATACTGCTTGTAATATAAGGTATATATCATAGTAAACTAATTATGATGACATACTTATAAATGCATCTCGTATATGTTATTTTACAAAGGATTGTTTTTTTATTCTCTCCGTATTCTATTTTCATTTTCTCCATATCTTGCTTCCTATTCTTCCATATTCTGATCCTTATCTCTCTATTCATCGCCTAAATTTTCAATTTCTGCATCATTTTGAACGAATTTTGTCCTTTATTGATTTGTCATTTTCCTTCTTTGCTGATAAATACTAGTATGTTTGCGTACCGAACTAACGGACTCAAATTATAAATATAAACATTTGTATTATCTAATCATGAAAAAGTATTATTTACTATCTCTTGTGACCGCTTCTTTGATAGGAGCAACCTGTATTCAATGTACTTCTCCGAAACAAAAGAGTGGGGAAAATTCTCTTCCACAGAAGAGTGAATTGTTTGCAACTCTACCGGACTGTTGTCCGACACCGGACGGAATGGCTGTTGCTCCTAATGGAGATTTGATTTTGGCTTGTCCGAATTTTGCAGATATTACACAACCCGCTTGCTTGATGCGTATCACTAAAGATGGCAAGATAACAAAGTGGCTCGATGTTCCTGTATTGGAAGAAACCGGTTGGGCTTCTCCGATGGGAATCGCTTTTAATGAAGAAGGCGACTTGTTTATTTGCGATAATCAAGGTTGGAGCGGAGCCGAGAAAGCGAAGAATAAAGGACGCGTTCTTTGCTTGAAGTTTGATAACGGTCAATTGAAAGAAACAATCACTGTAGCATCCGGTATGGAACACCCAAACGGTCTTCGTATCCG
The Bacteroides caecimuris DNA segment above includes these coding regions:
- the rny gene encoding ribonuclease Y — encoded protein: MIAIIATAIACFIVGGFLSYILFRYVLKSKYDNILKEAETEAEVIKKNKLLEVKEKFLNKKADLEKEVALRNQKIQQAENKLKQREMVLNQRQEEIQRKKMEAEAVKENLEAQLVIVDKKKEELDKLQQQEIDKLEAISGLSAEEAKERLVESLKEEAKTQAQSFINDIMDDAKLTASKEAKRIVIQSIQRVATETAIENSVTVFHIESDEIKGRIIGREGRNIRALEAATGVEIVVDDTPEAIVLSAFDPVRREIARLALHQLVTDGRIHPARIEEVVAKVRKQVEEEIIETGKRTTIDLGIHGLHPELIRIIGKMKYRSSYGQNLLQHARETANLCAVMASELGLNPKKAKRAGLLHDIGKVPDEEPELPHALLGMKLAEKYKEKPDICNAIGAHHDETEMTSLLAPIVQVCDAISGARPGARREIVEAYIKRLNDLEQLAMSYPGVTKTYAIQAGRELRVIVGADKIDDKQTESLSGEIAKKIQDEMTYPGQVKITVIRETRAVSFAK
- a CDS encoding cell division protein ZapA produces the protein MNDKIKINLQIADSNYPLTINREEEQVVREAAKQVNIRLNKYREVYKNLEPEKIIAMVAYQFSLEKLQLMQRNDTSPYVEKVKELTELLEDYFKEE